The following coding sequences are from one Paenibacillus sp. JDR-2 window:
- a CDS encoding glycosyl hydrolase 53 family protein → MKRMVRRSILLFFTFTLALTSMLAVGPVKKAEAAENNLSDPDTFIKGVDISTLQALEDKNVKFYDGGIQQDLLTIMKNHGVNYVRLRLWNDPVQADGYNDKAHVLAMAERVKAAGMKLLLDFHYSDFWADPGQQVKPAAWKDLSFADLKTAVYDYTADVMSELADADAYPDMVQIGNEINSGMLLPDGSTSNMDNLAGLISEGVKAVRDTTPNGQTTQIMLHLAEGGNNSKFRSFFDAMEARNVDYDVIGMSYYPFWHGTFQQLKSNMDDIAARYGKPIVVAETSYANTLENGDDHPNTVGENETKLVGFEASVANQKLVTETVLNTVAHVQGGLGLGVFYWEPTWLPGVGWKQGEGNAWENQAMFDYSGNALDSLNAFQYVPGSIASVDPILVYPATPVTIATGDALSLPAETKVLYNEGTITAAPVEWEEYNPELLSMPGTFTVQGNVAGTNLRTSVEVTVTGSPNLLSNGGFESGTLADWTVTGDTGAVKIEHNAGNAKAGEYALNYWSGSAFAYQVSQTVTGLENGTYELRGYASGGEYADQTISLTAETSGQAYSTPVTNAGYNVWKPYTIGEIQVTDGQVKVGIHVNGPAGAWGYFDKLELVKVEAAEVNVVQNPGFESGALVPWTVTGDTGAVKVEHNAANAKTGEYALNYWLGTAFKYTVTQSFENLENGIYELRASASGGVYDEQKISLFAKSGGLTYSTDVVNTGWNDWHSYKVSTIAVRDGKASIGFDVDAPAGAWGYMDDIALARVGDLPSGGDNNGNGGGSSNNMNGVATVTSSQLASDGKGGYTVELPTGTTQAVLPSGLYDQLKKGPVTLSAGDLSLTIPSAVVTELLGKLKTEAGSKITLSLVPVTGEDADKMLAGTGADVRALATVYNFGLSVTDAAGNVEKLAKFSSPLTLRMKASQSGNAELTGIYYIAEDGFIHYVGGQFANGVWQAEVTHFSSYGLLEVKKSYTDVPSAHWAALAIESLSAKQIINGTAAASFEPERAISRAEFTAILVRTLKLTGTGGQATRFSDVPAGVWYAEAVSAAYEAGLVKGRSAELFVPDGSITRQEMAVMLAKAYEISHEGVSASSIAHAELPFLDKSSIADWAMPSVQWAYEQGLLKGRSGDRFAPAASMTRAEAAEVIYRLLK, encoded by the coding sequence ATGAAACGAATGGTGAGAAGAAGCATTCTTTTATTTTTCACATTTACGTTAGCGCTTACATCGATGCTGGCCGTTGGGCCGGTGAAGAAAGCGGAGGCGGCGGAGAACAATTTGTCCGATCCCGATACGTTTATTAAAGGCGTCGATATTTCGACTTTGCAGGCGCTCGAGGATAAGAATGTGAAGTTTTATGATGGAGGAATCCAGCAGGATCTGCTGACCATCATGAAAAATCATGGCGTCAATTATGTCCGTCTACGCCTCTGGAATGATCCGGTGCAGGCGGATGGCTACAATGACAAGGCTCATGTGCTAGCCATGGCGGAGCGGGTGAAGGCGGCAGGAATGAAGCTGCTTCTTGATTTCCATTATTCCGACTTCTGGGCGGATCCGGGACAGCAGGTGAAGCCGGCGGCATGGAAGGATCTCAGCTTTGCGGATCTGAAGACAGCTGTTTATGATTATACGGCAGATGTCATGAGCGAGCTGGCGGACGCGGATGCTTATCCGGACATGGTGCAGATCGGCAATGAAATTAACAGCGGCATGCTGCTGCCCGACGGATCGACCAGCAACATGGATAATCTTGCCGGGTTGATCAGCGAAGGCGTTAAAGCGGTGCGGGACACCACGCCAAACGGTCAAACGACGCAAATCATGCTGCATTTGGCGGAAGGCGGCAATAACAGCAAGTTCCGCAGTTTTTTTGACGCAATGGAAGCGCGAAATGTAGATTATGACGTCATCGGCATGTCCTATTATCCGTTCTGGCACGGGACGTTCCAGCAGCTGAAATCCAATATGGACGATATCGCCGCAAGATACGGCAAGCCGATTGTTGTAGCGGAAACGTCGTATGCCAATACGCTTGAGAATGGCGATGACCATCCCAATACGGTTGGCGAGAACGAGACCAAGCTGGTTGGCTTTGAAGCATCCGTGGCGAATCAGAAGCTTGTCACCGAGACGGTGCTGAATACAGTTGCCCATGTGCAAGGCGGACTTGGTCTTGGCGTATTTTACTGGGAGCCGACTTGGCTGCCGGGGGTAGGCTGGAAGCAAGGCGAAGGCAATGCATGGGAAAATCAGGCGATGTTTGATTATAGCGGCAATGCGCTTGACTCTCTTAACGCATTCCAATATGTACCGGGCAGCATCGCAAGCGTAGATCCGATTCTCGTTTATCCGGCGACACCTGTTACGATTGCAACGGGAGATGCCTTGTCTCTGCCGGCAGAGACAAAGGTGCTTTATAACGAAGGGACCATCACGGCGGCACCGGTTGAATGGGAGGAATATAACCCGGAGCTGTTGAGTATGCCGGGAACGTTTACGGTTCAAGGGAATGTGGCGGGCACCAATCTTCGCACCTCGGTAGAAGTGACAGTGACGGGAAGTCCGAACCTGTTGAGTAATGGCGGATTTGAGAGCGGTACGCTGGCGGATTGGACGGTTACCGGGGATACGGGAGCGGTGAAAATCGAGCATAACGCGGGTAATGCGAAAGCCGGCGAATACGCTCTGAATTATTGGTCGGGCTCGGCCTTTGCCTATCAGGTATCGCAGACGGTAACGGGGCTTGAGAACGGAACGTATGAGCTTCGCGGTTATGCTTCCGGCGGAGAATATGCGGACCAGACCATCTCTCTCACGGCTGAGACCAGCGGCCAGGCGTACAGCACTCCGGTAACGAATGCCGGATACAACGTCTGGAAGCCATACACGATTGGGGAGATTCAAGTTACGGACGGCCAGGTAAAGGTCGGTATTCACGTGAACGGACCGGCAGGAGCATGGGGGTATTTTGACAAGCTTGAGCTGGTGAAGGTGGAAGCGGCAGAGGTTAACGTCGTGCAAAATCCGGGCTTCGAGAGCGGCGCTCTTGTGCCATGGACGGTTACCGGGGATACCGGTGCGGTTAAGGTTGAGCATAATGCGGCAAATGCCAAAACCGGAGAATACGCGCTTAATTATTGGCTGGGCACAGCATTTAAGTATACGGTTACGCAGTCTTTCGAGAATCTCGAGAACGGAATTTACGAGCTCCGCGCATCGGCTTCCGGCGGCGTCTACGACGAGCAGAAGATAAGCTTGTTCGCCAAATCCGGCGGGTTGACGTACAGCACCGATGTTGTGAATACCGGCTGGAACGATTGGCATTCTTACAAGGTCAGCACCATTGCAGTTCGTGACGGCAAAGCATCCATTGGTTTTGATGTGGATGCTCCAGCTGGTGCATGGGGCTACATGGACGATATTGCGCTGGCGAGAGTAGGAGATCTGCCTTCCGGCGGCGATAATAACGGCAACGGCGGGGGATCAAGCAATAACATGAACGGCGTTGCTACCGTTACTTCCTCCCAATTGGCTTCGGACGGCAAGGGCGGTTATACGGTAGAGTTGCCGACGGGAACAACGCAGGCCGTTTTACCATCCGGCCTGTATGATCAATTAAAGAAAGGGCCTGTTACCTTGTCTGCCGGAGACCTGTCCCTGACGATTCCTTCGGCGGTCGTAACCGAGCTGCTTGGCAAGCTGAAGACGGAGGCGGGCAGCAAGATTACTTTAAGCCTCGTGCCAGTTACAGGGGAGGATGCGGATAAAATGCTTGCCGGCACCGGCGCGGATGTCCGAGCGCTTGCCACCGTTTATAACTTCGGGTTGTCGGTAACCGATGCGGCCGGCAATGTGGAGAAGCTGGCCAAGTTCAGCAGTCCGTTAACTCTTCGCATGAAGGCTTCGCAAAGCGGGAACGCGGAATTGACGGGCATCTATTATATCGCTGAAGACGGATTCATCCATTATGTTGGCGGGCAATTCGCAAATGGCGTATGGCAGGCAGAGGTTACGCATTTCAGCAGTTATGGTTTGCTTGAGGTGAAAAAATCCTATACGGATGTGCCTTCCGCGCATTGGGCAGCGCTTGCTATCGAATCCCTTTCGGCGAAGCAGATTATTAACGGAACAGCTGCCGCAAGCTTTGAACCGGAGCGCGCGATCAGCCGTGCCGAGTTCACTGCGATTCTGGTTCGGACCTTAAAGCTTACCGGAACCGGCGGTCAAGCCACGCGCTTCAGCGATGTACCGGCGGGCGTCTGGTATGCCGAAGCTGTATCCGCGGCTTATGAAGCGGGTCTTGTGAAAGGCCGTTCGGCCGAGTTGTTTGTACCAGACGGCTCGATTACACGTCAGGAAATGGCCGTTATGCTGGCCAAAGCTTATGAAATTTCTCATGAAGGAGTGTCTGCTTCCTCTATTGCTCACGCGGAACTTCCGTTCCTGGACAAATCGTCAATTGCGGATTGGGCTATGCCTTCTGTACAATGGGCTTATGAGCAAGGGCTGTTGAAAGGACGCAGCGGTGACCGGTTTGCCCCGGCAGCATCGATGACACGCGCGGAGGCGGCAGAAGTAATTTATCGCTTGCTTAAATAG
- a CDS encoding DUF3502 domain-containing protein produces MRNKKTVMMLAATFALSATVLGACGSNNGNNGGKNAEATESPAAESQSPAASADAGAVDTSQELKIKMLMVGGKPVDYDAVFAEINKKLKEKVNATIDAEFLDWADWTQKYPLKFAANEDFDIAYTANWAFYNDQALKGGFMELTDDMLNKFMPQTMKAMPAVAWEQSKVNGKQFMVPNNNPEVTDKAVLIREDLRKKYNLEPVNSPETYAAYLKAIAANEKGINGFNAKGADGWKWHELDQILLEQANDFNLVDYSMPLAYKLDDATGKVFNIYDTPEFKSLLAYYKDLADNGAWSKNIVSNKNDVWQDIKAGKTASYAQNLGTVAMNLAELKREQPDVELAIADLTPNSKKIAAISTQNGFAIHATSKKADRSLMVLDLLQNDKEIHDLFMYGIAGTNYEPVGDDKFNALPGTPNYTGFSNWGSNSPLNRKDASYPAEADAIATDWEKKVYHFKLETFVFNDANVKNEVANVGNVMLRYAIPLEYGLIKDIDKGQADLIAQLKAAGIEKVQKELQTQIDAFLAAQ; encoded by the coding sequence ATGCGAAACAAAAAAACGGTCATGATGCTGGCAGCAACGTTTGCCCTATCTGCTACGGTTCTGGGAGCATGCGGCAGCAACAATGGTAATAACGGCGGAAAAAATGCGGAAGCGACAGAGTCGCCTGCTGCGGAATCGCAGTCTCCTGCGGCATCGGCTGATGCCGGCGCGGTTGACACCTCGCAAGAGCTAAAGATCAAAATGCTGATGGTTGGCGGCAAACCGGTTGATTATGACGCGGTATTCGCGGAGATCAACAAAAAGCTGAAAGAAAAGGTTAACGCAACCATTGATGCCGAGTTCCTCGACTGGGCGGACTGGACGCAGAAATACCCGCTAAAATTCGCGGCAAACGAAGATTTCGATATTGCTTATACAGCTAACTGGGCGTTCTACAATGACCAGGCACTCAAGGGCGGCTTCATGGAGCTGACCGACGATATGCTGAACAAGTTTATGCCGCAAACGATGAAGGCTATGCCTGCTGTAGCTTGGGAACAGTCGAAGGTGAACGGCAAGCAGTTCATGGTACCGAACAACAATCCGGAAGTAACGGACAAAGCGGTATTGATCCGCGAAGATCTGCGCAAGAAATATAACCTGGAGCCGGTTAACAGCCCTGAGACTTACGCGGCTTACCTGAAGGCGATTGCGGCTAACGAAAAAGGCATCAACGGCTTTAACGCCAAAGGCGCCGACGGCTGGAAATGGCATGAGCTTGACCAAATCCTGCTCGAGCAGGCGAATGATTTCAACCTGGTCGACTACAGCATGCCGCTTGCTTACAAGCTGGACGATGCAACAGGCAAAGTATTCAACATTTACGACACGCCGGAATTCAAATCCCTTCTTGCTTATTATAAAGATCTGGCTGACAACGGCGCTTGGTCCAAAAACATCGTATCCAACAAAAACGACGTATGGCAGGATATTAAAGCCGGCAAAACCGCTTCTTACGCTCAAAACCTGGGTACGGTAGCGATGAACCTGGCTGAACTGAAACGCGAGCAGCCGGATGTTGAGCTGGCCATTGCGGATCTGACGCCTAACAGCAAGAAAATCGCGGCAATCTCGACGCAAAACGGCTTTGCAATCCATGCGACATCGAAGAAAGCGGATCGTTCGCTGATGGTGCTTGACCTGCTGCAGAACGATAAAGAAATCCATGACCTGTTCATGTACGGCATTGCGGGCACAAACTATGAGCCTGTGGGCGATGACAAGTTTAACGCTTTGCCTGGCACGCCGAACTACACAGGCTTCTCCAACTGGGGTTCTAACTCCCCGCTGAATCGTAAAGACGCTTCGTACCCGGCAGAAGCAGACGCGATTGCTACGGATTGGGAGAAGAAGGTTTACCACTTCAAGCTTGAGACCTTCGTATTCAACGATGCTAACGTGAAGAACGAAGTAGCTAACGTAGGCAACGTGATGCTCCGTTACGCGATTCCGCTCGAGTACGGCCTGATCAAGGACATCGACAAAGGCCAAGCGGATCTGATCGCGCAGTTGAAAGCTGCAGGTATCGAGAAGGTTCAGAAAGAGCTGCAAACTCAGATCGATGCATTTTTGGCGGCTCAATAA
- a CDS encoding carbohydrate ABC transporter permease — protein MSAIAQTGKSGVKHQADIILLRVIGYIFISLLAVICFIPFLLVISSSLSQESSIVEKGYQLIPAVWSTEAYSVLFKYPEQMLRAYGVTIAVTAIGTLVGLFVTAMTAYVLQRKDFRWRNQFAFFFFFTTLFSGGLVPWYMLIVTYLDLKDKLIVLILPMLLNVFYIIVMKTFMSSIPEAITESAKIDGAGDFRIFVQLILPLSKPVLATIGLFIALAYWNDWYNALLFVSDEKLMPLQYYLYKMLGNMDGMRKAMVASGAVVTTNIPTESLKMAMTIVATGPILLAYPFIQRYFVQGLTLGAVKG, from the coding sequence ATGAGTGCAATTGCCCAAACGGGGAAAAGCGGGGTTAAACATCAGGCGGATATCATTCTGCTAAGAGTCATCGGTTACATCTTTATATCGCTCTTGGCTGTCATCTGCTTCATACCTTTCCTGCTTGTTATATCATCCTCATTATCGCAGGAAAGCTCCATTGTGGAGAAAGGTTATCAGCTCATACCGGCCGTATGGTCCACCGAGGCCTACAGCGTGCTGTTCAAATATCCGGAGCAGATGCTTCGGGCGTATGGGGTCACCATTGCGGTGACGGCAATCGGGACGCTGGTCGGATTATTCGTAACCGCGATGACGGCTTACGTCCTTCAGCGCAAAGACTTCAGATGGCGCAACCAGTTTGCTTTCTTCTTCTTCTTTACGACATTGTTCAGCGGGGGTCTTGTTCCATGGTATATGCTGATCGTTACGTATCTGGATCTGAAAGACAAATTGATCGTCCTTATTCTCCCGATGCTGCTGAACGTGTTCTATATTATCGTCATGAAGACGTTCATGAGCAGCATTCCGGAGGCGATTACCGAATCGGCCAAGATCGACGGCGCAGGGGACTTCCGCATTTTCGTCCAGCTGATCCTGCCCCTGTCCAAGCCTGTACTTGCCACCATCGGTTTGTTCATCGCTTTGGCTTACTGGAATGACTGGTACAACGCGCTTCTATTTGTGAGCGACGAGAAGCTGATGCCGCTTCAGTATTATCTGTACAAAATGCTTGGCAACATGGATGGCATGCGCAAAGCGATGGTTGCCTCGGGAGCTGTCGTTACGACCAACATCCCGACGGAAAGCCTGAAGATGGCGATGACGATTGTCGCAACCGGGCCAATCCTGCTCGCTTATCCGTTCATTCAGCGTTATTTCGTGCAAGGTCTTACGCTTGGCGCAGTAAAAGGTTAG
- a CDS encoding ABC transporter permease: MMRRGFWGYALQNKTLLLMLAPAVFFFILFAYVPMAGIVLAFKQYNNTGGIFGSPWNGISNFRFFFESGNAWMVTRNTALYNIAFIIVNNVLQIAAAIFLFEAVGKWFRKLTQTMLFLPYFISWVVVGAIAYNLFNYDVGTLNVLLKAVGMQPVDIYNTPSYWPVILVLVSAWKTLGYGSVMYLAAITGIDNEMYEAAEIDGANVFQRIWRITLPNLFPTVIILVLLAVGNIFRGDFGMFYNMVGNNGLLFSSTDVIDTFVFRSLTTSNEIGLSAAAGFYQSVLGFATILLANYAVRKYDKDHALF, translated from the coding sequence ATGATGCGACGCGGATTTTGGGGTTATGCCCTTCAGAACAAGACGCTGCTGCTCATGCTGGCGCCGGCGGTATTCTTTTTTATACTGTTCGCTTATGTACCGATGGCCGGCATTGTGCTTGCATTCAAACAATACAACAACACGGGCGGCATATTCGGAAGTCCGTGGAACGGAATCAGCAACTTCCGCTTTTTCTTCGAATCGGGCAATGCCTGGATGGTAACGAGAAATACGGCGCTTTATAATATCGCCTTTATCATCGTGAACAACGTGCTGCAGATTGCGGCGGCGATATTCCTGTTTGAAGCGGTGGGCAAATGGTTCCGCAAGTTAACCCAGACGATGCTGTTCCTGCCTTACTTTATCTCGTGGGTTGTCGTAGGCGCTATTGCTTACAACCTGTTCAACTATGACGTGGGTACGCTGAACGTGCTGCTGAAGGCAGTAGGCATGCAGCCGGTTGATATTTACAACACGCCTTCTTATTGGCCGGTCATTCTCGTGCTCGTATCCGCTTGGAAAACGCTTGGCTACGGCTCGGTCATGTATCTGGCGGCCATCACGGGGATCGACAACGAGATGTATGAAGCGGCAGAAATTGACGGAGCAAACGTGTTCCAGCGGATCTGGCGAATTACGCTGCCGAATCTGTTCCCAACCGTGATCATTCTGGTCCTGCTCGCCGTCGGCAATATTTTCAGAGGAGATTTCGGGATGTTCTACAACATGGTCGGCAACAACGGCCTCTTGTTCTCCTCAACCGATGTTATCGATACCTTCGTCTTCCGGTCGCTGACGACCTCGAACGAAATCGGCTTATCGGCTGCTGCAGGCTTCTATCAATCCGTGCTTGGCTTTGCAACGATCTTGCTGGCTAACTATGCGGTACGCAAATACGACAAAGATCATGCTTTGTTCTAA
- a CDS encoding response regulator, with amino-acid sequence MITVLLVDDEAVDLEWMRRRVTGSPLPLQVVGTASSGFEALKLMENERIDVILSDIRMPIMSGTEFARKAKERNPHVQVVFISGHEDFQYAKEAIQMNASGYLLKPVKDQELHDMLETVYKQVESERKRHSIVTEALSLVNRELMLKWLGDTAEEHEREHIAPFLNSLLQYGAAAAVVEIDDVEWKIPEQERRSQIRSISSFIEQFVGDHDGGTVLVSLDQRIVILSPISDDRFNAMLEELVGEVRQSFPVTITAGAGGSARNTDELRVSYRQAQAALSAKWLLGKNRLIKDISGTAREDKLEPNVEENVEQMLAAILDYDLVSIDDRLLKLFDKNESVSQKQYAYDLIIRVTSKLHADLLQRNENLYELLKWDAQKAAVLFQFETIDDILSWLRRRFFELSELLYVKRQKQKRKLFDNIMAFVDERLEQKITLKEVAAHFDFTPNYLGTLFKEETGTLFSDWLNERRMDRVRELLADPCLKVYEIAERVGYKNIIYFNRQFKQFTGMTPGEYRKKHKI; translated from the coding sequence ATGATTACAGTATTACTAGTAGATGACGAAGCGGTAGATCTGGAATGGATGCGGCGCAGGGTAACGGGCAGCCCGCTGCCCTTGCAGGTGGTAGGTACGGCAAGCAGCGGTTTTGAAGCTCTGAAGCTGATGGAGAATGAGCGGATTGATGTCATTTTGTCCGATATTCGGATGCCCATTATGTCGGGAACGGAGTTCGCGCGGAAGGCGAAAGAGCGGAACCCGCATGTGCAGGTTGTATTTATCAGCGGACATGAGGACTTTCAATATGCGAAGGAAGCGATTCAGATGAACGCTTCGGGCTATTTGCTGAAGCCGGTCAAAGACCAGGAGCTGCATGACATGCTGGAAACGGTCTATAAGCAGGTGGAGAGCGAGCGGAAGCGCCATTCGATCGTAACGGAAGCCTTGTCGCTGGTTAATAGGGAGCTTATGCTTAAATGGCTGGGCGATACGGCAGAAGAGCATGAGCGGGAGCATATCGCTCCGTTTCTGAACTCGCTCCTTCAATACGGGGCAGCGGCGGCGGTTGTCGAGATCGATGACGTAGAGTGGAAAATTCCCGAGCAGGAGCGGCGCAGCCAAATCCGCAGCATATCCTCCTTTATCGAGCAGTTCGTCGGCGACCATGACGGAGGTACGGTACTAGTCAGCCTTGATCAGCGGATTGTTATTCTATCGCCGATCTCCGATGACCGGTTTAACGCCATGCTGGAGGAGCTGGTTGGCGAAGTCCGTCAGAGCTTCCCCGTAACGATTACGGCAGGAGCGGGCGGCTCCGCAAGAAATACGGATGAACTCCGGGTATCTTACCGGCAGGCGCAGGCGGCCCTTAGCGCGAAATGGCTGCTTGGCAAGAACCGGCTGATCAAGGATATTTCCGGTACGGCACGAGAGGACAAGCTGGAGCCGAATGTCGAGGAGAACGTGGAGCAGATGCTGGCCGCAATCCTCGATTATGACTTGGTATCGATAGACGACCGGCTGCTCAAGCTGTTCGACAAGAACGAAAGCGTATCCCAGAAGCAATATGCGTACGACCTGATTATCCGGGTAACCTCGAAGCTGCATGCCGATCTGCTGCAGCGGAACGAGAATCTTTACGAGCTGCTGAAATGGGATGCGCAGAAGGCGGCCGTTCTATTCCAGTTCGAGACGATAGACGATATCCTGTCCTGGCTGCGCAGAAGGTTTTTCGAGCTGTCGGAGCTGCTGTACGTAAAGCGCCAGAAGCAGAAGCGCAAGCTGTTCGACAACATTATGGCGTTTGTGGACGAGCGGCTGGAACAGAAGATTACGCTGAAGGAAGTAGCGGCGCATTTTGATTTTACTCCTAATTATTTGGGCACCTTGTTCAAGGAAGAGACCGGCACCTTATTCAGTGATTGGCTGAATGAACGTCGCATGGACCGTGTCCGGGAGCTCCTTGCGGATCCTTGTCTGAAGGTATACGAAATAGCGGAGCGGGTCGGCTACAAGAATATTATTTATTTCAACCGGCAGTTCAAGCAGTTTACCGGCATGACACCGGGCGAATACCGAAAGAAGCATAAAATCTAG
- a CDS encoding sensor histidine kinase gives MEKRMRTFMPFTYKMMISYLLLVLVTDAVIGYFSYTMLVQSRTEMAETNIKTAMEQTENNLSYQLDEIQRMSDTLFGSLSFQRALQKKGDPLQTYLTMLDEIVPQIQAPLHLYGNHIRLLVYTTNGYLNEVDGDSMYEEIKDSDYYILPYSEITNKSWFNAIQDSDKDNIWLQVDTDRTLNNISHFRKLVSYNDYKTIIGYVRITTRLDDLLGDFKAFPTEEGLILRLVDTSRDTVLYQRGDDGDTDGKAAAGTMPEEDNGTYLVMQNKIPNTSFEIETLVPNEYLRKDAGKLGSVIFYVCLISFLVMSLIGFLVARLSGRKMRRIVTFLRSFQQGSFQKRLRFSGNDEFVHIAGAFNDMAENIQDLIKKVYVEGIQKKQAELEALQAQINPHFLYNTLSTIGSLANLSETEKVTGMVEGLAKFYRLSLNDGQVFIPLAKELEQVEAYLDIQRIKYAGKFDVHIDMERELADCKVIKLILQPFVENIFKHAWFGSHIAIRISGRAIGNKVELKVIDTGIGMKPDALKAVMAQPGQSGGYGIRNVDDRIKLRYGDEYGIEIGSVFGGGTTVRILLPIDRQGNVDEEEQRRQLA, from the coding sequence ATGGAGAAGCGGATGAGAACCTTCATGCCGTTTACGTATAAAATGATGATTTCCTACCTGCTGCTGGTCTTGGTTACGGACGCGGTTATCGGCTATTTCTCGTATACGATGCTGGTGCAATCCCGTACGGAAATGGCAGAGACAAACATTAAGACGGCAATGGAGCAGACGGAAAATAATCTGAGCTACCAGCTGGACGAGATTCAGCGGATGTCCGATACGCTGTTCGGGAGCTTATCCTTTCAACGGGCGCTGCAGAAGAAAGGCGATCCTCTCCAGACGTATCTGACGATGCTGGATGAGATCGTGCCTCAGATCCAGGCACCGCTCCACTTGTACGGCAATCATATCCGGCTCCTTGTCTATACGACAAACGGCTATTTGAACGAGGTTGACGGAGACAGCATGTATGAGGAGATTAAGGACAGCGATTATTACATTTTGCCGTACAGCGAGATCACGAATAAGTCTTGGTTTAATGCCATCCAAGATTCGGACAAGGATAATATTTGGCTGCAGGTCGACACGGACCGAACCCTCAATAATATTTCTCATTTCCGGAAGCTGGTCTCTTACAACGATTATAAGACGATTATCGGCTACGTCCGGATTACGACGCGGCTGGATGATTTGCTTGGGGATTTTAAAGCGTTTCCAACCGAGGAGGGGCTTATTCTACGTCTGGTGGATACGAGCCGCGATACGGTTCTCTATCAACGGGGAGACGATGGGGATACGGACGGGAAAGCTGCTGCAGGCACGATGCCCGAAGAGGATAACGGCACTTATCTCGTTATGCAAAATAAGATTCCGAATACCAGCTTTGAGATTGAGACACTGGTTCCGAACGAGTATCTGAGAAAGGATGCCGGCAAGCTGGGGAGCGTTATTTTCTACGTATGCCTGATCAGTTTCCTTGTGATGTCGCTTATCGGGTTCCTCGTAGCCAGATTGTCCGGACGAAAAATGAGACGTATCGTTACGTTCCTCCGTTCCTTCCAGCAGGGCAGCTTCCAGAAGCGTCTTCGCTTCAGCGGCAATGACGAATTTGTTCATATTGCCGGAGCCTTTAACGATATGGCGGAGAACATTCAGGATCTGATCAAGAAGGTATACGTGGAAGGCATTCAGAAAAAGCAGGCGGAGCTCGAAGCGCTGCAGGCGCAGATTAATCCGCATTTCCTGTATAACACCTTGTCGACGATAGGCAGCCTTGCGAACTTGTCGGAGACGGAGAAGGTGACGGGAATGGTTGAAGGACTCGCCAAGTTTTACCGGCTTTCGCTGAACGATGGCCAAGTCTTTATCCCGCTGGCGAAGGAATTGGAGCAGGTAGAAGCTTATCTGGACATCCAGCGTATAAAATACGCGGGGAAATTTGATGTCCATATCGATATGGAGCGGGAACTGGCGGACTGCAAGGTGATTAAGCTGATCCTGCAGCCTTTTGTGGAAAATATTTTCAAGCATGCCTGGTTTGGCAGTCACATCGCGATCCGGATCAGCGGCAGAGCGATAGGGAATAAAGTGGAGTTGAAGGTCATTGACACCGGGATCGGGATGAAGCCGGATGCTTTGAAGGCCGTAATGGCACAGCCGGGACAGTCGGGCGGATACGGCATCCGCAACGTGGATGACCGCATCAAGCTGCGGTATGGCGACGAGTACGGCATTGAGATCGGAAGCGTGTTTGGCGGCGGGACGACCGTGCGGATCCTGCTGCCGATAGACCGGCAGGGCAACGTGGACGAGGAAGAGCAAAGGAGACAGCTGGCATGA
- a CDS encoding restriction endonuclease, translated as MDVLFSLLIAAICYLLYQYYKQKRMLEKYHRNALDAFSSHEDMKETLRIGLYNRFKRDLEQEKDEDPLLFEHFVAAIMTSVRGGSTNVTKSSGDFGIDIEERTDSGLYLGQVKCYKDPIAYDPIAIIHSQMVKQGAVGGYVITTSDFTSNARAYAQGLNIDLINGRQLVELWLKHLDTKRERAEVVNPEPQI; from the coding sequence ATGGATGTGCTTTTTAGTTTATTGATAGCTGCAATTTGTTACTTACTGTATCAGTATTACAAACAAAAACGCATGTTAGAGAAGTATCATAGGAATGCGCTTGATGCATTCTCATCGCATGAAGATATGAAAGAAACCCTTCGTATTGGTCTGTATAACCGGTTCAAGCGCGACTTGGAGCAGGAAAAAGATGAAGACCCACTGCTCTTTGAGCATTTCGTAGCTGCTATTATGACATCCGTTCGAGGCGGCAGCACAAACGTTACTAAGAGTTCCGGCGATTTTGGGATCGATATAGAAGAGAGAACAGATAGCGGGCTGTATCTAGGACAAGTGAAATGTTATAAAGATCCTATTGCTTACGACCCGATCGCGATTATCCACTCCCAAATGGTCAAGCAAGGCGCTGTAGGCGGTTATGTCATCACGACTAGTGATTTTACTTCTAATGCTCGTGCCTACGCGCAGGGCTTGAATATCGATCTGATTAATGGTAGGCAATTGGTGGAGTTGTGGTTGAAACATCTGGATACAAAACGTGAGAGGGCAGAAGTAGTAAACCCAGAGCCGCAAATATAA